A genomic region of Peptoniphilus sp. ING2-D1G contains the following coding sequences:
- a CDS encoding septum formation protein Maf (Maf is a putative inhibitor of septum formation in eukaryotes, bacteria, and archaea. The Maf protein shares substantial amino acid sequence identity with the Escherichia coli; High confidence in function and specificity) has protein sequence MIILASQSERRREILSKFTDFKIITEEVEENNSDYVDAKQLVMALSFEKGIGVALKNPESVVLSADTVVDFKGKILGKPAHRAEAKKMLEALSGEAHEVYTAYSIFHMTKNLKYTNYEVSKVYFKKLSDDDIENYLNTDEYKGKAGAYAIQGYASLFVERIEGDFLNIVGLPISKISDDMKKFLNISLMERVKVGK, from the coding sequence ATGATTATACTGGCATCACAATCGGAAAGAAGACGTGAAATACTGTCTAAATTTACCGATTTTAAGATAATAACTGAAGAAGTGGAAGAAAACAATTCGGACTATGTGGATGCAAAACAATTGGTCATGGCGCTATCCTTTGAAAAGGGAATAGGAGTTGCTTTAAAAAATCCTGAAAGTGTCGTGTTGTCCGCAGACACCGTAGTGGATTTCAAAGGAAAAATTTTGGGCAAGCCCGCCCATAGAGCAGAGGCAAAGAAAATGCTCGAAGCCCTATCGGGAGAAGCACATGAGGTATATACAGCCTATTCCATATTTCACATGACAAAAAATTTAAAATACACAAATTATGAAGTATCGAAAGTATATTTTAAAAAGCTCTCCGATGATGACATTGAAAACTATCTAAACACCGATGAATACAAAGGCAAAGCCGGAGCCTATGCAATACAGGGTTATGCTTCACTTTTTGTGGAAAGAATAGAAGGAGATTTCCTTAATATAGTAGGACTGCCCATCTCAAAGATTTCCGATGACATGAAGAAATTTTTGAATATATCTCTTATGGAAAGGGTTAAAGTTGGAAAATAA
- a CDS encoding ribonucleases G and E (Ribonuclease E and Ribonuclease G are related enzymes that cleave a wide variety of RNAs; High confidence in function and specificity), producing the protein MSTIYIDKNIDVAVNFDNKILDIMDLNDDILKNIYRARVEKILKNQKSAFVNLGEEYGFLELPGNCELREQDEILVQVKKIKGDDKYVELSAEISLEGEFIIFFPEKKFIKYSKKLNSDPRNKLREFAKKENLRGVLFRSKAELATEEDILEEYKSLQNLSVDIISQRNKRPTPKLIYRKDKLKSFLNACDFENILTNDMEIHKKYKNDFDVKFDDNFRIIYNADILRDYKSLFSKKIELEDGGDIIIEQTEALCSIDVNSSGYKSNLNHEDHIYSINKKAAEEIARQIMLRNISGIIIIDTINMNSKENREKLLADYREYLKRDNVFSKVYGYTALGLIEISRENRGYALIDKLGEQI; encoded by the coding sequence ATGAGCACAATATATATAGATAAAAATATCGATGTCGCTGTTAATTTCGACAATAAAATATTGGACATCATGGATTTAAACGATGATATTTTGAAAAACATCTACAGAGCGAGAGTTGAAAAGATCCTAAAAAATCAAAAATCAGCCTTTGTAAACTTAGGAGAAGAATACGGCTTTTTAGAACTTCCGGGCAACTGTGAACTGAGAGAACAAGACGAGATATTGGTTCAGGTAAAAAAGATAAAAGGCGACGATAAATACGTGGAATTGTCGGCGGAAATTTCCCTGGAAGGCGAGTTTATAATATTTTTTCCGGAAAAAAAATTCATTAAATATTCAAAAAAATTAAATTCAGATCCGAGAAACAAACTCAGAGAATTTGCGAAAAAAGAAAACTTAAGGGGAGTGCTCTTCAGATCAAAGGCGGAACTGGCCACAGAAGAAGATATTTTAGAGGAATACAAATCGTTGCAAAATCTTTCAGTTGACATAATTTCGCAGAGAAATAAAAGACCCACTCCTAAACTCATATACAGAAAAGACAAATTAAAATCCTTTTTAAATGCCTGCGATTTTGAAAATATACTGACGAATGATATGGAAATACACAAGAAGTATAAAAATGATTTTGATGTGAAATTTGATGACAATTTCAGAATTATTTATAATGCGGATATTTTAAGGGATTATAAAAGCCTCTTCAGCAAAAAAATTGAACTGGAGGACGGCGGCGATATTATAATTGAACAAACGGAAGCTTTGTGCAGTATTGATGTAAATTCTTCCGGATACAAGAGCAACTTAAACCACGAAGATCACATCTATAGCATAAATAAAAAAGCTGCGGAAGAAATAGCAAGACAGATAATGTTAAGAAACATTTCAGGAATAATAATCATAGATACCATAAATATGAACTCTAAAGAAAACAGAGAAAAATTACTTGCAGACTACCGAGAATATTTAAAACGGGACAATGTATTCTCCAAGGTTTACGGATATACCGCTCTGGGCTTAATAGAAATATCCAGAGAAAACAGGGGATATGCACTCATTGATAAATTAGGAGAGCAAATATGA
- the rnfE gene encoding Electron transport complex subunit E (Part of a membrane complex involved in electron transport; High confidence in function and specificity), producing MNTKKVFMNALGKNNPVFMQLIGLCSVLAITNALSNSVAMGIAVTFVLIMSNAVVSILRKVIPDKIRIPCFIVVIATFVTLVQMILQAYARPIYNALGIFLPLIVVNCCILGEAEGFAYKNSLLPSIIDGLGTGMGYMLAVVSMGVIREFFGYGTLFNVQILPESYPGIGIMGAPAGAFILLGFLIAAFRKILNRRGE from the coding sequence ATGAATACAAAAAAAGTTTTTATGAATGCTTTAGGAAAAAATAACCCTGTATTTATGCAACTCATAGGTTTGTGTTCGGTACTGGCGATAACAAATGCCTTATCGAACTCTGTAGCGATGGGTATTGCCGTAACCTTTGTTTTAATAATGAGTAATGCGGTTGTATCAATACTCAGAAAGGTGATACCCGATAAAATAAGAATTCCCTGTTTTATAGTGGTAATCGCAACCTTTGTAACCTTGGTTCAAATGATACTTCAAGCCTATGCACGACCCATATACAATGCTTTGGGAATATTTTTACCACTTATAGTTGTTAACTGTTGTATACTCGGTGAAGCTGAAGGTTTTGCCTATAAAAACAGTCTTTTGCCCTCAATTATAGACGGACTCGGAACAGGTATGGGATATATGCTCGCTGTAGTATCAATGGGAGTTATTAGGGAGTTTTTCGGATATGGAACATTGTTTAATGTACAAATCCTTCCCGAGTCTTACCCCGGAATAGGAATTATGGGTGCTCCGGCGGGTGCGTTTATATTACTGGGATTTTTAATAGCGGCATTTAGAAAAATTTTAAACAGGAGAGGTGAATAA
- a CDS encoding putative membrane protein (Hypothetical protein), with protein sequence MKKGDYLVIILVIFSSFFIFAKIKNENNTKGDTVAVYVDSQRVAQYNLKVDDGKIIDINSKYGKNKIKIEEGKVKMVDSTCKDKVCMHMKAIDANNETIICLPNRLVVKIESESSQDVDVILQ encoded by the coding sequence ATGAAAAAGGGAGATTATTTAGTAATTATACTGGTGATTTTTTCTTCATTTTTCATATTTGCAAAAATAAAAAATGAAAATAATACCAAGGGCGATACTGTGGCTGTATACGTAGATTCTCAAAGGGTTGCGCAATACAATTTAAAGGTCGATGACGGAAAAATCATAGATATAAATTCAAAATACGGAAAAAATAAAATAAAAATAGAAGAGGGCAAAGTCAAAATGGTCGATTCCACTTGCAAGGATAAGGTTTGTATGCATATGAAGGCTATAGATGCAAACAACGAAACTATAATCTGCCTGCCCAACCGATTGGTCGTAAAGATTGAATCCGAATCTTCCCAAGATGTGGATGTGATATTGCAGTGA
- a CDS encoding DNA repair proteins (UPF0758 was previously known as the radC family. The name was assigned according to the radC102 mutant of E. coli which was later demonstrated to be an allele of the transcription-repair-coupling factor recG. The function of the UPF0758 remains to be determined; High confidence in function and specificity), translated as MENKNYRIKDLPLEDRPQEKLLKLGPQYLSNAELIALIIRTGTKTKTSVELSQEILNSFSCDYKKQGISVLKQKSIKDFLSIKGVGVAKAAMLMAAVTLADRMNSESVFKRNRADSPQSIAHMVMQEMKDLVVEEFRIALLNTKKEVILIKTVSKGILNSTIVHPREVFKIAIDNSAHSIILLHNHPSGDSKASPDDINITGRLCESGKLLGIEVIDHIIIGDGEYFSFKERGLL; from the coding sequence TTGGAAAATAAAAATTACAGGATAAAGGACTTACCTCTTGAAGACAGACCGCAAGAAAAATTGTTGAAATTAGGACCTCAGTACCTCTCAAATGCGGAACTAATAGCCTTGATAATCAGAACCGGAACAAAGACCAAGACATCGGTGGAACTTTCACAGGAAATACTCAACAGTTTTTCCTGTGATTATAAAAAACAGGGCATATCGGTTTTAAAACAAAAATCAATAAAGGACTTTTTGAGTATAAAGGGGGTCGGAGTTGCCAAGGCGGCAATGCTTATGGCTGCCGTAACCCTTGCCGACAGGATGAATTCGGAAAGTGTTTTTAAGAGAAACAGAGCCGATTCTCCCCAAAGTATTGCCCATATGGTAATGCAGGAGATGAAGGACTTGGTCGTTGAAGAATTCAGAATAGCACTTTTAAATACAAAAAAAGAAGTGATACTTATTAAGACGGTTTCAAAGGGAATACTCAACTCCACAATAGTACATCCCAGAGAGGTATTTAAAATCGCCATAGACAACAGCGCACATAGCATCATACTTCTGCACAATCATCCCTCGGGAGATTCTAAGGCCTCCCCGGATGATATAAACATCACCGGGAGGCTGTGTGAAAGCGGAAAACTTCTGGGAATTGAGGTAATAGATCACATAATCATAGGAGATGGGGAATACTTCAGTTTCAAAGAACGGGGTTTATTGTAA
- a CDS encoding electron transport complex G subunit (Part of a membrane complex involved in electron transport; High confidence in function and specificity) has protein sequence MKEPIRFGIVLFLFCAISAGLLAVVNGFTAPIIEAAELEATMNSYKIIFGDAADDFERYDEAEIAKIKEAYPDIQDIFTAKKSGEVVGYGMTVTANGFGGAMTNAIGIRTTDDKIAGFRNIVHQETKNFGSLIEEEDYYTSYNEKSATGELTISKEPQGDNEVLWISGATVTSKAVVSGSNIVLQAYNEFLRESK, from the coding sequence ATGAAAGAACCTATAAGATTTGGAATTGTACTTTTCTTGTTTTGCGCTATTTCTGCAGGGCTTTTAGCCGTTGTAAACGGATTTACAGCTCCGATTATCGAAGCTGCGGAACTTGAGGCAACAATGAATTCTTATAAAATCATATTCGGAGATGCGGCAGACGATTTTGAAAGATATGATGAAGCTGAAATTGCAAAAATCAAAGAAGCATATCCCGATATACAAGATATTTTCACTGCAAAAAAATCAGGTGAAGTCGTAGGATACGGAATGACCGTTACAGCAAACGGATTTGGCGGTGCTATGACCAATGCCATAGGCATAAGAACCACAGATGATAAAATAGCAGGTTTTAGAAATATAGTCCATCAAGAAACTAAAAACTTCGGAAGTTTGATTGAAGAAGAAGATTACTACACATCCTACAACGAAAAATCAGCTACAGGAGAACTCACAATCTCAAAGGAACCGCAAGGTGACAATGAAGTTCTTTGGATAAGCGGTGCCACTGTGACATCAAAAGCTGTTGTGTCGGGAAGTAACATAGTTCTTCAAGCGTATAATGAGTTTTTAAGGGAAAGCAAGTAG
- the rnfA gene encoding Electron transport complex subunit A (Part of a membrane complex involved in electron transport; High confidence in function and specificity) has product MLESIFAILISTILVNNYVFAQFLGICPFLGVSSKVETATGMGVAVTFVVVLSSAITWVIQRYILDLLGLQYLQTIVFILVIASLVQFVEIVIKKTSPSLYTAMGVYLPLITTNCVVLGVTVLNIQNNYNLIETVFSGFGASVGFALALLLMSSLRERLSFADVPKDLQGVPIALISAGLMALSFSGFQGLV; this is encoded by the coding sequence ATGTTGGAGAGTATATTTGCAATATTAATTTCAACAATTTTGGTCAATAACTATGTATTCGCTCAATTCTTGGGAATTTGTCCTTTCCTGGGAGTTTCCTCTAAAGTTGAAACCGCTACAGGAATGGGTGTAGCAGTAACCTTTGTAGTTGTGCTTTCTTCAGCGATAACATGGGTTATACAAAGATATATTTTAGATTTATTAGGATTGCAATATTTACAGACCATAGTGTTTATACTTGTAATAGCATCCCTTGTTCAATTTGTAGAAATAGTAATAAAGAAGACTTCACCGAGCTTGTATACGGCCATGGGAGTTTACCTACCGCTTATTACTACCAACTGTGTAGTACTGGGAGTTACCGTACTTAACATTCAAAACAATTACAATTTGATAGAAACGGTATTTAGCGGATTTGGAGCATCTGTCGGATTTGCCCTCGCTTTGTTATTGATGTCTTCCTTGAGAGAAAGATTGAGTTTTGCAGATGTGCCTAAAGATCTGCAGGGAGTTCCCATAGCCCTTATAAGTGCCGGGCTTATGGCGCTGTCCTTCTCAGGTTTTCAAGGTTTAGTATAG
- a CDS encoding Electron transport complex B subunit (High confidence in function and specificity), with translation MEINQIIYPVLILAAIGAAFGVLLSIASSAFAVEVDERVVKVRQALPGANCGACGYPGCDGLAQAIAEGKAPVEACLIGGSAVAKEIAALLGTNALDVERIVANVQCQGTCDKAKDKYNYEGLQDCRLISDFQKGSKACTYGCVGGGTCVSVCEYDAIHVVDGVAVVDKEKCVACKKCVAICPKGIISMVPYKAQTVVECFSKDPGKIVRANCSVGCIACGICEKNCPKDAIHVKDNLAQIDYDKCINCGICVSKCPTGAIYCEYPEKVEKIKQRQKEMAEKKKLEKIKQQETTK, from the coding sequence ATGGAAATTAATCAAATTATTTATCCCGTTTTAATACTTGCAGCGATAGGAGCGGCCTTCGGAGTTTTGTTATCCATAGCGTCAAGTGCATTTGCAGTCGAAGTCGACGAAAGAGTTGTAAAAGTCAGACAGGCTCTTCCGGGAGCAAACTGCGGTGCTTGCGGTTATCCGGGTTGTGACGGACTTGCTCAAGCCATAGCAGAGGGAAAAGCCCCTGTAGAAGCTTGCTTAATAGGTGGAAGTGCAGTTGCAAAGGAAATAGCTGCCCTTCTCGGCACAAACGCACTGGATGTTGAAAGGATTGTAGCAAATGTTCAATGCCAAGGAACATGCGATAAGGCAAAGGACAAATACAATTACGAAGGACTTCAGGACTGCAGACTTATTTCAGATTTTCAAAAGGGTTCAAAGGCCTGTACCTATGGATGTGTTGGCGGAGGAACATGCGTAAGCGTATGTGAATACGACGCAATCCATGTTGTTGACGGAGTTGCCGTAGTGGATAAGGAAAAATGCGTAGCTTGTAAAAAATGCGTAGCTATTTGTCCTAAGGGAATTATTTCCATGGTGCCCTACAAGGCGCAAACCGTTGTGGAATGTTTCTCAAAGGATCCCGGCAAAATTGTCAGAGCAAATTGCAGCGTAGGATGTATAGCTTGCGGAATATGCGAAAAGAACTGTCCAAAAGATGCAATTCACGTAAAGGACAACTTGGCGCAAATCGATTATGACAAGTGCATAAACTGCGGAATATGCGTTTCTAAATGCCCGACAGGTGCAATATACTGCGAATATCCTGAAAAAGTCGAAAAGATAAAACAAAGACAAAAGGAAATGGCGGAAAAGAAAAAACTCGAAAAAATAAAGCAACAGGAAACTACTAAATAA
- a CDS encoding heptaprenyl diphosphate synthase component I (This family contains component I of bacterial heptaprenyl diphosphate synthase ((approximately 170 residues long). This is one of the two dissociable subunits that form the enzyme, both of which are required for the catalysis of the biosynthesis of the side chain of menaquinone-7; High confidence in function and specificity), translating into MSLRKLIYLSLLTSGGLILGLLELNIPMPIVIPGAKIGISNIIVLVTIVFFGYGEGIFVAVLKTFLLVLLTGSVSSFIFSFTGTMLSAFVMILAHRFLSRHLSIIGISILGAVFHNVGQILAAVMVLESANIIAYLPFLMIFAIFTGIFIGFSSREVVKILTEIYKERK; encoded by the coding sequence GTGAGTTTAAGAAAGCTTATTTATTTATCTCTTCTTACATCGGGAGGTTTAATACTGGGACTGTTGGAACTTAATATTCCCATGCCCATAGTCATTCCCGGAGCTAAAATCGGAATATCAAATATTATCGTCTTGGTAACCATAGTGTTTTTCGGATATGGAGAAGGAATTTTCGTGGCGGTGCTGAAAACTTTTTTGTTGGTGCTGTTGACAGGTTCCGTGTCTTCCTTCATATTTTCCTTTACAGGTACTATGCTAAGCGCCTTCGTCATGATTTTAGCTCACAGGTTTTTAAGCAGACATCTGTCCATAATAGGCATAAGCATACTGGGGGCGGTTTTTCATAACGTAGGGCAGATATTGGCGGCTGTAATGGTGCTTGAGAGTGCAAATATAATAGCTTACTTGCCCTTTTTGATGATATTTGCCATATTTACAGGCATATTCATAGGATTCAGCTCAAGAGAAGTGGTGAAGATATTAACTGAAATATACAAGGAGCGGAAATGA
- the rnfC gene encoding Electron transport complex subunit C (Part of a membrane complex involved in electron transport; High confidence in function and specificity), whose amino-acid sequence MDTKNLTFSVGGVHMDEHKELTEKLPIEVMPEPKIAYIPLSQHIGAPATALVSKGDRVKIGQMIGNSEAFISCSVHSSISGTVKSIEKMYTADGRYCDCVVIENDFTGEKVEAEPLLNYEDLTIDDVIPFIKNKGIVGMGGAGFPLHAKLKSENPILDECIINGSECEPYLTCDHRIMLERTDDILEGLNIFSKFYNKEVSYMAIEENKPDAIEAMQKRISETDRWKHIKVVSCQTKYPQGDSKRLSEAVVGRIVPQNKVTNDVGVFLTNVGTTLAFYEAMIEGKPSYERVMTVSGSGIKNPKNILVKIGTPIEDILEFCGGVKEDYIDLVCGGPMTGKSVFDLKSPVTKTTSGFLVLCASEINAGEESPCIRCSKCVDHCPANIRPTEINLAILKGDVEQCSILHADQCMECGICSFVCPAKRNLSPSMKLAKREIRMNMMRSK is encoded by the coding sequence ATGGATACAAAAAATCTTACTTTTAGTGTGGGCGGAGTTCATATGGATGAACATAAGGAGCTTACCGAGAAACTTCCCATAGAAGTGATGCCCGAACCTAAAATAGCCTACATACCCTTGAGCCAACACATCGGTGCACCCGCAACGGCCTTGGTGTCAAAGGGAGATAGGGTTAAAATCGGTCAGATGATCGGTAATTCAGAGGCTTTTATTTCCTGTTCAGTTCATTCCTCAATTTCAGGCACAGTTAAATCCATCGAAAAAATGTATACGGCAGATGGAAGATATTGTGACTGTGTAGTAATTGAAAATGATTTCACAGGAGAAAAGGTAGAGGCGGAACCTCTATTGAATTATGAAGATTTGACAATTGATGATGTGATTCCCTTCATAAAAAATAAGGGGATTGTAGGTATGGGTGGAGCAGGTTTCCCGCTTCATGCTAAGCTCAAAAGTGAAAATCCGATACTGGACGAATGCATAATAAACGGGTCGGAATGTGAACCCTATTTGACATGTGACCACAGGATAATGCTTGAAAGAACGGACGATATTCTTGAAGGGCTCAACATCTTTTCAAAATTTTACAACAAGGAAGTCTCCTACATGGCAATAGAAGAAAACAAACCCGACGCCATAGAAGCTATGCAAAAGAGAATATCGGAAACGGACAGGTGGAAACATATTAAGGTTGTAAGTTGTCAGACGAAATATCCTCAAGGAGATTCCAAGAGGTTGTCTGAAGCTGTAGTGGGCAGAATAGTTCCACAAAACAAAGTTACAAATGATGTCGGAGTATTCCTTACAAATGTAGGTACAACTCTGGCTTTTTATGAGGCCATGATAGAAGGAAAACCCTCTTATGAAAGAGTGATGACCGTAAGTGGTTCAGGAATAAAAAATCCCAAGAACATACTTGTTAAGATTGGCACTCCTATTGAAGATATATTGGAATTTTGCGGTGGTGTAAAGGAAGATTACATAGACTTGGTATGTGGCGGACCCATGACGGGCAAATCAGTATTTGATTTAAAATCTCCCGTTACAAAAACCACTTCAGGATTTTTGGTACTGTGTGCATCTGAAATAAACGCCGGTGAGGAAAGTCCCTGTATCAGATGTTCAAAATGCGTGGATCATTGTCCCGCCAACATCAGACCTACAGAAATTAATTTGGCAATACTCAAGGGCGATGTTGAACAATGTTCGATTTTGCATGCGGACCAATGCATGGAATGCGGTATTTGTTCCTTTGTCTGTCCTGCCAAGAGAAATCTTTCGCCTTCGATGAAGCTTGCGAAAAGAGAAATAAGAATGAATATGATGAGATCGAAATAA
- a CDS encoding putative arylesterase (This entry represents the SGNH hydrolase-type esterase domain, which has a similar fold to flavoproteins, namely a three-layer alpha/beta/alpha structure, where the beta-sheets are composed of five parallel strands. Enzymes containing this domain act as esterases and lipases, but have little sequence homology to true lipases; Family membership) translates to MILTAMGDSLVYGYGVGCENSFINMDMEGIEVVNQGINGDTSAGVLHRIENAPDADIILVFVGVNDFLIGMSVDTVTSNIMKILEKIFHRGKKAILCIPFLLSEEEDFTNILSIANNKITKYREKILELKDESLLLIDFYRELKKQPDYSSLFFDGIHPTQKTHDLMKSILIKSMEEKGWIL, encoded by the coding sequence ATGATTTTAACGGCCATGGGAGATTCCTTGGTCTACGGCTATGGAGTAGGCTGTGAAAACAGCTTTATCAACATGGACATGGAAGGGATAGAAGTAGTTAATCAGGGTATAAACGGCGACACTTCAGCAGGTGTGTTACACAGAATTGAAAACGCACCGGATGCGGATATAATCCTTGTATTTGTAGGGGTGAACGACTTTTTAATCGGAATGAGCGTGGATACCGTAACTTCAAACATAATGAAGATTTTGGAGAAAATATTCCACAGGGGCAAAAAAGCCATACTCTGCATACCTTTTTTACTGTCTGAAGAAGAGGATTTTACCAACATACTCTCCATTGCCAACAATAAAATCACAAAGTACAGAGAAAAAATTTTAGAACTTAAAGATGAAAGTCTGTTATTGATAGATTTTTACAGGGAATTGAAAAAACAGCCCGATTATTCAAGTCTGTTTTTTGACGGAATTCACCCGACGCAAAAAACTCATGATCTGATGAAGTCTATATTGATCAAATCCATGGAGGAAAAAGGATGGATACTTTAA
- a CDS encoding Electron transport complex subunit D (Part of a membrane complex involved in electron transport; High confidence in function and specificity): MEKNINNEQEIKGLRDDFFVSLAPHIRSNDSVNKIMMDVIIAMFPILAGSVYFFGLNAIKLVVVCVAFCVASEYLFQKALKKDVRINDLSAVVTGMLIAFNLPATMPWWMAAFGSVFAMVIVKGCFGGIGSNFMNPALGARIVLMSSWAKEMTTYSDPVGFGSAADAISSATPLQLIKAGDYANLPNLADMAIGRIPGVIGETSAILILIGAAYLIYRKVIRPDVPVIYVLTTGIVLFALGIPANIIPYELMGGGLLLGAVFMATDYSSAPITRKGKIIFALGCGIITAVIRAKASLPEGVSYAICIMNVVTPLIDRLTLGEAYGEASK; encoded by the coding sequence ATGGAAAAAAACATTAATAATGAACAAGAGATTAAGGGTTTAAGAGATGATTTTTTTGTATCGCTTGCTCCACATATCAGGTCCAATGATTCCGTAAACAAGATAATGATGGATGTAATAATTGCAATGTTTCCGATTTTAGCAGGATCTGTGTATTTTTTCGGATTAAATGCAATTAAGTTGGTGGTTGTATGCGTAGCATTTTGCGTAGCATCAGAATATTTATTTCAAAAAGCTCTTAAAAAAGATGTCAGAATCAACGATTTATCCGCTGTTGTAACAGGCATGCTCATAGCGTTCAATTTACCGGCTACAATGCCTTGGTGGATGGCGGCTTTCGGTTCTGTATTTGCAATGGTAATAGTTAAAGGATGTTTTGGAGGAATAGGTTCAAACTTTATGAACCCGGCCCTTGGAGCGAGAATTGTTCTTATGTCCTCTTGGGCAAAGGAAATGACTACTTATTCGGATCCTGTAGGATTTGGAAGTGCGGCTGATGCCATCAGTTCTGCTACTCCCCTTCAACTTATAAAGGCCGGAGATTATGCAAATCTACCGAACTTGGCGGATATGGCCATAGGAAGAATTCCCGGAGTTATCGGAGAAACATCAGCAATTTTAATATTAATAGGCGCAGCTTACTTGATCTACAGAAAGGTAATAAGACCCGATGTGCCTGTAATTTATGTTTTAACTACCGGAATAGTACTATTCGCATTGGGAATACCGGCGAATATCATTCCCTATGAATTAATGGGTGGAGGACTTTTACTGGGCGCGGTTTTCATGGCTACAGATTATTCTTCGGCTCCCATAACCAGAAAGGGCAAGATTATATTTGCACTTGGATGTGGGATTATAACAGCGGTCATAAGAGCAAAGGCATCTCTTCCCGAGGGAGTATCCTATGCGATATGCATTATGAATGTCGTAACTCCATTAATAGATAGATTAACCTTAGGTGAAGCATATGGGGAGGCGAGCAAATGA